In Kordia antarctica, the following proteins share a genomic window:
- a CDS encoding tRNA-binding protein, whose amino-acid sequence MEALSWNDFEKVDMRIGTIIEATDFPKARKPAYQLTIDFGEEIGIRTSSAQITKRYSKEELIGKQIMAVVNFPKKQIANFFSECLLMGAVNGDDVILMQPSAKIPNGLKVS is encoded by the coding sequence ATGGAAGCCTTAAGTTGGAACGATTTTGAAAAAGTAGACATGCGTATTGGAACAATTATCGAAGCAACTGATTTTCCAAAAGCCAGAAAACCAGCGTATCAACTCACAATTGACTTTGGCGAGGAAATCGGTATTCGCACATCTTCTGCGCAAATTACCAAGCGGTATTCCAAAGAAGAATTAATCGGCAAACAAATTATGGCAGTTGTAAACTTTCCAAAGAAGCAAATTGCCAATTTCTTTTCAGAATGTTTACTTATGGGCGCGGTCAATGGCGATGATGTCATTTTAATGCAACCTTCTGCAAAAATTCCAAATGGATTGAAGGTTTCTTAA
- a CDS encoding adenylate/guanylate cyclase domain-containing protein, which translates to MSRTFRQYLLFTLQSIGFWMLAFSFLIVIRYFGVFEEKGVSVLPKYRLALTDLLAFVSLVSIPFGIFYAAIEFLFDRFLSKSLSLGIVIFAKTVIYLILLVVLVSFVVDYTGYILDDSTETGNDWWYTNKTFWTIVVFFIVASLVFSFIKIANEKFGRGVFINMLLGKYRKPQEEKRIFMFLDLKSSTTIAENLGHYTYSQLIQDCFYDLNSIVQRYDAEIYQYVGDEAVLSWTYERGIKRNNAVQLYFTFQKRLNTRRNHYQEKYGLIPEFKAGIHGGTLMVAEVGSIKKELAYHGDVINTTARIQAECNTFNANVLISESLLQEMKLRKIFTTKRINDLLLKGKVQTINIYSISTEN; encoded by the coding sequence ATGAGCAGAACATTCCGACAGTACTTATTATTTACCTTGCAATCTATTGGATTTTGGATGTTAGCATTTAGTTTTCTAATAGTGATTCGCTATTTCGGTGTTTTTGAAGAAAAAGGTGTGAGCGTACTTCCAAAGTATAGATTAGCACTAACTGATTTGCTAGCTTTTGTATCGTTAGTTTCAATTCCATTTGGTATTTTTTATGCTGCTATTGAGTTTTTGTTTGATCGATTTTTATCTAAAAGTCTCTCACTTGGTATTGTCATTTTTGCTAAAACGGTTATTTATTTGATATTGTTGGTAGTATTGGTTTCTTTCGTGGTTGATTATACGGGTTACATTTTGGATGATTCTACGGAAACTGGAAATGATTGGTGGTATACTAATAAGACGTTTTGGACAATTGTAGTGTTTTTTATTGTAGCGTCTTTAGTGTTTTCATTTATTAAGATTGCAAACGAGAAATTTGGTCGCGGTGTATTTATTAATATGCTGCTCGGAAAATATCGCAAACCACAAGAAGAGAAACGAATTTTTATGTTTTTAGATTTGAAATCTTCTACTACAATTGCTGAAAATTTAGGACATTATACATATAGTCAGTTGATTCAAGATTGTTTTTATGATTTGAATTCGATTGTTCAAAGGTATGATGCCGAAATTTATCAATATGTTGGAGATGAAGCTGTGTTGAGTTGGACGTATGAACGCGGTATCAAACGAAATAATGCAGTGCAGTTGTACTTTACTTTTCAAAAAAGATTAAATACTCGAAGGAATCATTATCAAGAGAAATACGGTTTGATTCCTGAGTTTAAAGCTGGAATTCACGGCGGAACGTTAATGGTAGCCGAAGTTGGTAGCATTAAAAAAGAACTTGCATATCATGGCGATGTTATTAATACGACAGCCAGAATTCAGGCAGAATGCAATACGTTTAATGCAAATGTGTTGATTTCTGAATCTTTATTGCAAGAGATGAAACTTCGCAAAATTTTTACGACAAAAAGAATTAATGATTTGTTACTAAAAGGAAAAGTACAAACCATCAATATTTATAGTATTTCAACAGAAAATTAA
- a CDS encoding helix-turn-helix transcriptional regulator — MRNRIKIERAILDITQDDLAKKIGVSRQTINSIEKGRYVPSTVLALKLSTVFNKSIGEFFFLEETD; from the coding sequence ATGAGGAATCGAATCAAAATAGAACGCGCCATTTTAGACATTACACAAGATGATTTAGCCAAGAAAATAGGCGTTTCAAGGCAAACGATAAATTCTATTGAAAAAGGTCGTTATGTGCCATCAACAGTATTAGCGCTGAAATTGAGTACTGTTTTTAACAAATCAATTGGTGAATTTTTCTTTTTAGAAGAAACAGATTAA
- a CDS encoding peptidylprolyl isomerase gives MKDGLYAKLHTSKGEILLSLTYKKTPGTVGNFVALSEGQLENNVKPQGTPYYDGLKFHRVIPDFMVQGGCPLGTGTGGPGHNFDDEIHPELTHNEPGVLSMANAGPGTNGSQFFITHIPTPWLDGKHTVFGNVFHGQEVVDAIAQGDTVEKVEIIRVGAEAEAFNAVEAFLLFNGAKATRLKASKEKEEKELEEIATGFDKTESGLRYKIIQRGEGTQAEAGKTVSVHYKGMFPDGGIFDSSYKSNKPIDFPLGQGNVIAGWDEGIALLKVGDKARFVVPPHLAYGERGAGGVIPPNATLMFDVELMDVK, from the coding sequence ATGAAAGACGGATTATACGCAAAACTTCATACAAGTAAAGGAGAAATCTTATTGAGCTTGACATACAAAAAAACACCAGGAACAGTAGGTAACTTTGTTGCTTTGTCTGAAGGACAATTAGAAAATAATGTAAAACCACAAGGAACTCCATATTATGACGGATTAAAGTTTCATAGAGTAATTCCAGATTTTATGGTTCAAGGTGGTTGTCCATTAGGAACAGGAACTGGTGGTCCAGGACATAATTTTGACGACGAAATTCATCCAGAATTAACACATAATGAGCCTGGTGTATTGTCTATGGCAAATGCTGGACCTGGAACGAATGGAAGTCAATTCTTCATCACACACATTCCAACACCTTGGTTAGACGGAAAACATACTGTTTTTGGAAATGTTTTTCATGGACAAGAAGTTGTTGATGCTATTGCACAAGGAGATACCGTTGAGAAAGTTGAAATTATCCGTGTTGGAGCTGAAGCTGAAGCATTTAATGCAGTAGAAGCGTTTCTGTTATTTAATGGTGCAAAAGCTACTCGCCTTAAAGCATCTAAAGAAAAGGAAGAAAAAGAATTAGAAGAAATTGCAACTGGTTTTGATAAAACTGAAAGCGGATTACGATATAAAATTATTCAAAGAGGAGAAGGAACGCAAGCAGAAGCTGGAAAAACGGTTTCTGTACACTATAAAGGAATGTTTCCTGATGGTGGCATTTTTGATTCTTCTTACAAATCAAACAAACCAATCGATTTTCCATTAGGACAAGGAAATGTTATTGCAGGATGGGATGAAGGAATCGCTCTACTGAAAGTAGGCGATAAGGCACGTTTTGTAGTTCCTCCACATTTAGCATATGGCGAAAGAGGCGCTGGAGGCGTTATTCCACCAAACGCAACGTTAATGTTCGATGTAGAACTAATGGATGTAAAATAA
- a CDS encoding type II toxin-antitoxin system RelE/ParE family toxin has protein sequence MDFELKLTLDVEAQIEIEKAIEYYETLQEGLGREFYYYLEGYFKTLQLGNVFFQIKRKPVFRELALKRFPYVIIYEHIEDEIYIYSVFNTQQNPKKKKRH, from the coding sequence ATGGATTTTGAGTTAAAGCTTACCTTAGATGTAGAAGCTCAAATAGAAATTGAAAAAGCTATTGAATATTATGAAACACTACAAGAAGGTTTAGGTCGTGAATTCTATTACTATTTAGAAGGTTATTTCAAAACATTACAACTTGGCAACGTCTTTTTTCAAATAAAACGCAAACCAGTCTTTAGAGAATTGGCGCTCAAACGCTTTCCTTATGTAATTATATATGAGCATATTGAAGATGAAATCTACATTTATTCAGTATTCAATACACAACAGAATCCGAAGAAGAAAAAGCGGCATTAA
- a CDS encoding SMP-30/gluconolactonase/LRE family protein, with amino-acid sequence MKNFLTLIIVSMCFFACKSEKKEVDKTPEKENVEVILIPKLLHEVNGLTHCESVVYDKKRNVLYASLIGNREKGDGSIAKISLDGKIIDSIFISGLNDPKGIAITGDKLYVSDQLNLVEADLNTGKIIKTYTNDATLFLNDVEIGEHGAVYVSDTSKSSIFVLTPDGIFSEWLNSNDLEHPNGLLKVGNEMYVAAWGNVIGEGDDKKQSGNFLKVNMETKEIVKVSKDTLGNLDGVQIYDKDNFLISAWNTGKIMKINTNGDVENILTVGRSVGDILYIPEKKLLALPMNIQSQLLIYEFQEAGK; translated from the coding sequence ATGAAAAATTTCCTTACTCTTATAATTGTATCAATGTGTTTCTTCGCTTGCAAAAGTGAAAAAAAAGAAGTTGATAAAACACCTGAAAAAGAAAACGTAGAAGTTATTTTAATACCTAAACTATTACACGAAGTAAATGGTTTAACACATTGTGAATCTGTTGTATATGACAAAAAAAGAAATGTATTATACGCTTCTCTAATTGGCAACAGAGAAAAAGGAGACGGAAGCATTGCTAAAATTTCACTTGACGGAAAAATTATCGATTCTATATTTATTTCTGGTTTAAATGATCCGAAAGGAATTGCCATTACAGGCGATAAATTATATGTCAGTGACCAATTAAATTTAGTAGAAGCTGATTTAAACACAGGAAAAATAATCAAAACTTATACGAATGATGCAACTTTATTTTTGAACGATGTAGAAATTGGAGAACACGGAGCAGTATATGTTTCTGACACCTCTAAATCTTCAATTTTCGTCTTAACTCCTGATGGAATCTTTTCAGAATGGCTAAATTCCAATGATTTAGAACATCCAAATGGACTCTTAAAAGTTGGCAATGAAATGTATGTTGCCGCTTGGGGAAATGTGATTGGAGAAGGAGACGACAAAAAGCAAAGCGGAAACTTCTTAAAAGTGAACATGGAAACCAAAGAAATAGTAAAGGTTTCAAAAGACACACTCGGAAACCTTGATGGCGTTCAAATCTATGACAAAGACAATTTCCTTATTTCTGCTTGGAATACAGGAAAAATCATGAAAATAAACACAAATGGCGACGTAGAAAATATTTTAACTGTTGGTAGAAGTGTTGGCGATATATTATACATTCCTGAGAAAAAACTCTTGGCGTTACCGATGAACATTCAAAGTCAATTATTGATTTATGAATTTCAAGAAGCTGGAAAGTAG
- a CDS encoding DUF72 domain-containing protein: MQFGKVTNPENIDFTLPENHPETEVVLQTYKNDATPSIYVGCAKWNKQDLKGFYPRGTKDELQYYASQFNSIELNATFYRMFPAAQFEKWRDKTPQGFKFFPKITQEISHWKRLQATEAIVDQYIFNATHLQEKLGTIFLQMHSNFSPKDFDRVVQFAEFWPKEVPLAMEFRHTDWYNDEKVANELYHLLQENNIANILVDTAGRRDIMHMRMTNNEAFIRYVGANHESDYARLDDWVDRLEQWIDFGLQKIHFFIHQNLEVESPLLSAYFTKKLNERLQVNLTIPKTITKPQKPETLF, translated from the coding sequence ATGCAATTTGGAAAAGTAACCAATCCTGAGAACATAGATTTTACATTACCCGAAAACCATCCAGAAACGGAAGTCGTTTTACAAACGTATAAAAACGACGCAACTCCTTCTATATATGTTGGTTGCGCCAAATGGAACAAACAAGATTTAAAAGGTTTCTATCCACGCGGAACGAAAGATGAATTACAATATTATGCTTCGCAATTCAATTCGATAGAATTAAACGCCACATTTTACCGAATGTTTCCAGCAGCGCAATTTGAAAAATGGCGCGATAAAACACCTCAAGGTTTTAAGTTTTTTCCAAAAATCACACAAGAAATAAGCCATTGGAAACGCTTGCAAGCGACGGAAGCAATTGTAGATCAATACATTTTTAACGCAACACATTTACAAGAAAAACTAGGAACAATCTTTTTACAAATGCATTCTAATTTTTCGCCAAAAGATTTTGATCGCGTAGTACAATTTGCTGAATTTTGGCCAAAAGAAGTTCCGTTAGCAATGGAATTTAGACATACAGATTGGTATAATGATGAAAAAGTGGCGAACGAATTATATCATCTATTACAAGAAAATAACATTGCCAATATTCTCGTAGATACGGCTGGAAGACGCGATATTATGCATATGCGTATGACAAATAATGAAGCGTTTATAAGATATGTTGGTGCCAATCATGAAAGCGATTATGCACGTTTGGACGATTGGGTTGATCGTTTGGAACAATGGATTGATTTTGGTTTACAAAAAATTCACTTTTTCATTCATCAAAATCTGGAAGTAGAATCTCCATTATTATCAGCATATTTTACAAAAAAACTAAATGAACGTTTGCAAGTAAATTTGACAATACCAAAAACCATAACAAAACCTCAAAAACCGGAAACATTGTTTTAA
- a CDS encoding acyl-CoA thioesterase, whose product MRFHTRKWVKPEDLNPNGTLFGGRLLAWIDEEAALYAIIQLENPKVVTKFISEIDFKSSAKKGDIVEIGIEVVKFGRSSITLKSEVRNKMTRETILTVDNIVMVNLDKNGNALPHGKQEIEFVKDRLDSDED is encoded by the coding sequence ATGAGATTTCACACACGAAAATGGGTTAAACCCGAAGACTTAAATCCTAATGGAACATTATTTGGTGGACGATTGTTAGCTTGGATAGATGAAGAAGCGGCGTTATATGCCATTATTCAACTTGAAAACCCAAAAGTGGTAACGAAATTTATATCAGAAATTGATTTCAAAAGTTCGGCTAAAAAAGGAGACATTGTAGAAATAGGAATAGAAGTGGTAAAATTTGGGAGATCTTCCATTACACTAAAATCTGAAGTTCGAAATAAAATGACTCGCGAAACCATTCTTACGGTTGATAATATTGTCATGGTAAACCTTGATAAAAACGGAAATGCCTTACCACACGGAAAACAAGAAATTGAATTTGTAAAAGATCGATTAGATTCGGATGAAGATTAA
- a CDS encoding thioredoxin family protein, with protein sequence MALTPSNMLPLGTKAPDFSLIDTISDTTISLHDEKGTKGTVIMFICNHCPFVIHVNEGIVKLANDFMSKGIGFIAISSNDVANYPADSPDLMKKNAEKQKFPFVYLYDETQEVAKKYDAACTPDFYIFEEELTLAYRGQLDNSRPNNGIPVTGTAMREALDTLLKGEKISEVQKPSIGCGIKWF encoded by the coding sequence ATGGCACTTACACCTTCAAATATGCTTCCGCTTGGCACAAAAGCTCCCGATTTTTCATTAATTGATACAATTTCAGATACAACTATTTCTTTACACGATGAAAAAGGAACTAAAGGAACAGTTATTATGTTTATTTGTAATCATTGCCCGTTTGTAATTCATGTAAATGAAGGAATTGTGAAATTGGCGAATGATTTTATGTCGAAAGGAATTGGTTTTATTGCAATTTCGAGCAATGATGTAGCCAATTATCCAGCTGATTCGCCTGATTTGATGAAGAAAAATGCTGAAAAGCAAAAATTCCCTTTTGTGTATTTGTATGATGAAACACAGGAAGTTGCCAAAAAATATGATGCAGCTTGCACGCCCGATTTTTATATTTTTGAAGAAGAATTAACGTTAGCTTACAGAGGACAACTAGACAATTCGCGACCAAATAATGGAATTCCAGTTACAGGAACAGCTATGCGCGAAGCTTTAGATACATTACTGAAAGGAGAAAAAATATCGGAAGTTCAGAAACCGAGTATTGGTTGTGGAATTAAGTGGTTTTAG
- a CDS encoding YfiT family bacillithiol transferase gives MDLEKLKYPIGKLQIPAIIAAEQISDWIAILENFPKRLESLVVNLTSAQLNTSYRPKGWTIRQVIHHIADSHHNSYTRFKWTLTEDKPIIKVYYEDRWAELFDSKMAPIILSLDSIKALHAKWTYFLKGLNTSDLEQVFIHPDGNEKVSLKENIGIYAWHCNHHYAHIEQLMIREGWK, from the coding sequence GTGGATTTAGAAAAATTAAAATACCCAATCGGGAAACTGCAAATTCCGGCTATTATTGCTGCTGAACAGATCTCAGATTGGATTGCAATTTTAGAAAATTTCCCCAAACGATTAGAAAGTTTAGTGGTAAATCTTACGTCTGCACAATTGAATACATCATATCGTCCAAAAGGTTGGACAATTCGTCAAGTAATTCATCACATTGCAGATAGTCATCACAATAGTTATACGCGTTTTAAATGGACGTTAACAGAAGACAAACCAATAATCAAAGTCTATTATGAAGATCGTTGGGCAGAATTATTTGATAGTAAAATGGCGCCAATTATACTTTCGCTAGACTCTATAAAAGCGTTGCACGCAAAATGGACGTATTTTTTAAAAGGTTTGAATACTTCCGATTTAGAACAAGTTTTTATTCATCCAGACGGAAATGAAAAAGTAAGTCTCAAAGAAAATATTGGAATCTATGCTTGGCATTGCAATCATCATTATGCACATATTGAACAATTAATGATTCGTGAAGGTTGGAAATAG
- a CDS encoding DUF2461 domain-containing protein, with translation MNETIPREVFSFFNRLSKNNNREWFTENKKEFKEIENEVKQFYNQLSEHLNKHDKIDKVKIFRVYRDVRFSKDKTPYKTHFGGSFHRLKPALRGGYYVHIQPNNESFIATGFWEPTKEDLLRIRKEFETDSAEIRKILAKKSFNTIWGEFVGDEVKSAPRGFSKEDANIDLIKKKQFIFTKKFTDKEVTSPEFMEEVDKAFKAIRPFFNYMSEVLTTDLNGVSLLG, from the coding sequence ATGAACGAAACAATTCCTAGAGAAGTCTTTTCTTTTTTTAATAGACTCAGCAAAAATAACAATAGAGAATGGTTTACAGAAAATAAAAAAGAGTTCAAAGAAATTGAGAATGAAGTAAAACAATTTTACAATCAACTTTCTGAACATTTGAACAAACACGATAAAATTGATAAAGTAAAAATTTTTCGTGTGTATCGTGATGTACGATTTTCTAAAGATAAAACTCCATATAAAACACATTTTGGCGGAAGCTTTCATAGATTGAAACCTGCATTACGTGGCGGTTATTATGTTCATATTCAGCCAAATAATGAATCGTTTATAGCTACTGGATTTTGGGAACCAACAAAAGAAGATTTATTAAGAATTCGCAAAGAATTTGAAACGGATTCAGCAGAAATTAGAAAAATTCTTGCTAAAAAATCATTCAATACTATTTGGGGAGAATTTGTTGGAGATGAAGTGAAATCAGCTCCAAGAGGATTTAGCAAAGAAGATGCAAATATTGATTTAATCAAAAAGAAGCAATTTATTTTTACCAAAAAATTTACGGATAAAGAAGTGACTTCTCCAGAATTTATGGAAGAAGTAGATAAAGCATTCAAAGCAATTCGCCCATTTTTTAACTACATGAGCGAAGTGCTAACTACTGATTTAAATGGTGTTTCATTGTTGGGATAA
- a CDS encoding LamG domain-containing protein: MYLKSKMVSSSYIKTKIRITIALILIGMLSAYAQKDTTKTKTTDVDITKGRIKLPFPKPEEPLKQQKNSPNFMEFKTPSLLTKKRTSLIKLPESNLTSLKEEKEIQFVGQEQFVTRNKEFERKLNNKDKEIRPEYKVEQYLGDFRSNGKFVEIVCRDHEFVDGDRVRVFVNDVIVADNIRLEAAYKKINVTLEKGFNKIDFQALNQGSSGPNTAEFRVYNDKGELISANEWNLTTGVKATMIIVKE, encoded by the coding sequence ATGTACCTTAAATCAAAAATGGTGTCTTCTAGCTATATAAAAACAAAAATTCGTATTACTATCGCGTTAATCCTAATTGGAATGCTATCTGCGTATGCGCAAAAAGATACGACGAAGACTAAAACAACGGATGTAGATATTACAAAAGGACGCATTAAATTACCATTTCCAAAACCTGAAGAGCCATTAAAACAGCAAAAGAATTCTCCAAACTTCATGGAATTCAAAACGCCGAGTTTGTTGACAAAAAAGCGTACAAGCTTGATAAAATTGCCTGAATCGAATCTAACTTCTTTAAAAGAAGAAAAAGAAATCCAATTTGTTGGGCAAGAGCAATTCGTAACGCGCAACAAAGAATTTGAACGCAAACTGAATAACAAAGACAAAGAAATTCGTCCAGAATACAAAGTAGAGCAGTACTTAGGCGATTTTAGAAGCAACGGAAAATTCGTAGAAATTGTGTGTAGAGATCATGAATTTGTCGATGGTGATAGAGTTCGTGTCTTTGTAAATGATGTCATTGTAGCAGATAACATTCGATTGGAAGCTGCATACAAAAAAATAAATGTAACCTTAGAAAAAGGATTTAACAAAATAGACTTTCAGGCGTTGAATCAAGGTTCATCTGGACCAAATACAGCCGAATTCCGTGTATATAACGACAAAGGCGAACTCATTTCTGCAAACGAATGGAACTTAACCACAGGTGTTAAAGCGACAATGATTATTGTAAAAGAGTAA
- a CDS encoding IS110 family RNA-guided transposase produces MKSIYVGIDISKKTLDICLIDQGLESYFKITNTIKSVAKFFKGLAEKQVQFFVAMENTGHYNYNLYEVLKCYSFKVYVVDSRHVKKSIGLARGKNDKVDAKRIAIFIERNHQDFQCWKPASKQVQAIKILLSQRRHKVKARQGLKQQNKELKIMKDLACVKKIISINMEQIKQLTSHIKTLEKLIELEIKEDKELHQNIKRIKTVPGIGPISAWSLVVKTEGFTRLTDPRKLACFTGVVPFEQQSGTSLKTKPRVSKMADKQLKCVLQMAAMRAVRMENDLQKFYLRKVKEGKNKMSVLNAVRNKLIHITMALIKNQTFYQNRLQMS; encoded by the coding sequence ATGAAAAGTATTTATGTAGGGATTGATATTAGTAAGAAAACTTTAGACATTTGTCTTATTGATCAAGGATTAGAATCCTATTTTAAGATTACTAATACCATTAAAAGTGTTGCTAAATTTTTCAAAGGTTTAGCTGAAAAACAGGTTCAATTTTTTGTAGCAATGGAAAATACAGGTCATTATAACTATAATCTTTATGAAGTATTGAAGTGCTATTCATTTAAAGTATATGTTGTAGATTCAAGACATGTTAAGAAAAGTATAGGGTTAGCTCGTGGAAAAAATGATAAAGTTGATGCCAAGCGAATTGCTATTTTTATAGAAAGAAATCATCAAGATTTTCAATGTTGGAAACCAGCTAGTAAGCAAGTACAAGCTATTAAAATTTTATTAAGTCAAAGACGTCATAAAGTCAAAGCCAGACAAGGTTTGAAGCAACAAAATAAAGAACTCAAAATAATGAAAGACCTTGCTTGTGTTAAAAAAATTATTAGTATCAATATGGAACAAATCAAACAGCTTACCAGCCATATAAAAACATTAGAAAAATTAATTGAGTTAGAAATTAAAGAAGATAAAGAACTCCATCAAAATATAAAACGAATCAAAACAGTACCAGGTATAGGACCTATAAGCGCTTGGTCTTTAGTGGTAAAAACAGAAGGTTTTACACGATTAACCGATCCAAGAAAACTTGCTTGTTTCACTGGTGTTGTACCTTTTGAACAACAAAGTGGCACTAGTTTAAAAACCAAACCAAGAGTCTCTAAGATGGCAGATAAACAACTCAAATGTGTATTACAAATGGCAGCGATGAGAGCTGTGAGAATGGAAAATGATTTACAAAAATTCTATCTTAGAAAAGTCAAAGAAGGAAAAAATAAAATGAGTGTATTAAATGCAGTTCGCAATAAACTAATACATATTACAATGGCACTAATAAAAAATCAAACTTTTTACCAAAATCGTTTGCAAATGTCATAG
- a CDS encoding glyoxalase, with the protein MNDRENDLVKARPQLSQKLISENMSTDERFQNATLRPVIKLQSPLLIAAFRNYIKKHKSVFHGLSLEKRLLYIENAIQKDMKFRNSVKGMIIGQFTLEEYHLYIENSSSLNKRMMNIVTERLKDHVLLFDKEVLFSDVV; encoded by the coding sequence ATGAACGATAGAGAAAACGATTTGGTCAAAGCAAGACCACAACTTTCCCAAAAGTTAATTTCTGAAAATATGTCTACTGATGAGCGCTTTCAAAACGCTACATTGCGTCCTGTAATTAAGCTTCAAAGTCCTTTATTAATTGCTGCTTTTCGTAATTATATCAAGAAACATAAAAGTGTATTTCACGGTTTGTCACTTGAAAAACGCTTGTTATATATTGAAAATGCGATTCAGAAAGATATGAAGTTTCGCAATTCTGTCAAAGGAATGATTATTGGTCAATTTACATTGGAAGAATATCATTTATACATCGAAAATTCGTCTTCTTTAAACAAACGCATGATGAATATTGTTACAGAACGTTTAAAAGATCACGTGCTTTTGTTTGACAAAGAAGTGTTATTTAGTGATGTTGTGTAA